DNA sequence from the Calditrichota bacterium genome:
TTCGCCTTCGCTTGGGATGGGAAGCTGGGAAAAGTCCACGTAGCCAGGATGCTTCCTGAGCTCTTCGTCTTCCTGAGCAAGCAACGGTATTACGCCTACCGCCAGGGCAACTCCCAGAGCGGCAAGCAAACTCGATCCTCTGATCATTGGATTCCCTCCTGTGTCAACACGCCGAAGGCAGTCGAGACGCCCCGTTTCAGCGGTTCAACCACCTGCGACGGCAGGACCTCTTCTTGCAAAGTGCGTTCGGTGAGCCTGAGCGCGTGGTTGACGTAGGCAAACGCCAGCTCCACATCGTGACGCGCGCGAACCACTTGCTCAGGGCTGTAGGCGGACTCCTCCGGTTGCGGCGGCAGAGCCGGACGGCGGATGACCAAGAACAGCGCCACTGCTGCGGCAGCTCCCGCCAAGGCCAGTCGCCAGGCGAGGCGCGGACGCAGTGCCAACACTCGTTTGCGCGCCGGCTGGGCCCTCCCTGGCAGCGGCAGGCGTTCCATCACGCCTTCAGGGCATGAAAGCACGGGCAAGGTGCGCAGACTGGCGCGGAGGGCCGCGTTCGCCTCCAGCTCGGCGCGACAGCGCGGACAGGTGCGCAAGTGCCTCTCCACCTCGCGCCGCT
Encoded proteins:
- a CDS encoding zf-HC2 domain-containing protein; translation: MRQTAPRKHPGPMLDAYLDGELTRRERREVERHLRTCPRCRAELEANAALRASLRTLPVLSCPEGVMERLPLPGRAQPARKRVLALRPRLAWRLALAGAAAAVALFLVIRRPALPPQPEESAYSPEQVVRARHDVELAFAYVNHALRLTERTLQEEVLPSQVVEPLKRGVSTAFGVLTQEGIQ